The segment CTATGATAATTTCAAGCGCTCCATGAGTATTTTTGCAATACCATCATCATTATTTGTTGAAGTGATTTCATTTGCAATATTTTTAAGACTTGAAATACCATTGCCCATTGCCACACCAAGTCCAGCATATTCAATCATTTCTAAATCATTATCTTCATCACCAAATGCGATAATGCGCTCACGTGGAATGCCTAAATCCTTTGCCACATGTGCAATACCTACCGCTTTATTTAAGCCACGACGTACGATTTCAATAATATGCAGCGGTGCACCCCAGCGACGGTGTTCAATCACCTCTGCATGGACAGCTTGTAAATGATCACGGATAATCGCTGAATTGGCTTCATTTGCTTGAATGAGCAAGCTTGTTGGATTTTCTTGAAGGTGTGTATATAAATCGCCAAGTGTAATTTTAGGATTTCCCATATTAAAAATATTTAAGATACGATCATTTTCTGTGTGTACATAAATATCATCTTTTACCTCAGCGATAATGTTTTCATATTCATAATGATGAATGGAATCTACAACATCATGTACAACACTTAAGTCAATCGGTGTGTGCATATGCTGCCAAGATATATTTTTGGGATGATGAACATAAGCACCATTAAAATTGACAATAGGTGTTGAGAGCCCAAGCTCGTGATAGTAAATATCACTTGCGCGATATGGGCGACCTGTTGCAATCATTACTTGATGCCCTTTTTCCTTTGCCTGCAATAATGTTTTTTTCGTTTGCGCTGAAATTTGTTGCTGGTCTGTTAATAATGTACCATCTAGGTCTAATACGATTAAATGCGGTTTCATAGCTTGTTGCCCCTTTCCTATAGTTTGAATAGTATCGTTTTGCGGTGCATTCGTCAAAATTTTGTCACGTAGAAAAAAGTTTGTTACCATAAAGATGAGATAAAAGTTGGGAGTGACAAAAATGTTTGTAGAAAAAGAAGTGTGGGGCAATATTCCTTTATTGCATATACATACAGAGCATATGAATGAAGAAACCCCAGTAGTTATTTTTTTACATGGCTTTATGAGTGCAAAAGAACATAATCTACACTATGCGTATCAATTAGTGCATAAAGGGGTGCGTGTCCTATTACCAGATGCAAAATTTCACGGTGACCGCAGCGAAGGCCTAACAGAAATACAAATGAATTTAAAGTTTTGGGAGATTGTTTTAAATTCTATTCATGAAGTGGAGCAATTATATAATGACTTACAGCAAAAAAATTTATTGGCAAGTCATCAAATTGGTATTGCTGGTACTTCAATGGGGGGAATTGTCACTTCAGGCTGCCTTAAATTATATGATTGGATTCAAACGGCTGCAATATGCATGGGTGCACCTAGCTTTATAAAATTAGGGGAGTATCAATTGCAGCAATTTACGAAAAATGGTGTGAATTGGCCAATGTCAGAGGAGGAAGTGCAAAAAACAAATGAGCTGCTGGCAGTATATGATGTTAGCTTAACACCCGAAAAATTTGCGGGGCGTCCTGTATTGTTTTGGCATGGAAAGCTAGATAAAACTGTACCTTTTGATGAAACGTATAAATTTTATGAAACATTACGGGAATACTATAAAGCACACCCTGATGATTTAAAGTTTTTGGTAAGTAATAAAGCAGGACATGCTGTTTCGCGAGATGGTATGCTAGCAGTAACAGAATGGCTTGCACAGCATTTGGCATAAGAGGATGCATCTGCTATGATAAGGTTAACACTATGATGGAAGGAGAAATAATGATGGATCAAGATATGAAGGATAGCATGTTAGGTGCATTAGAAAATGTAATTGACCCTGAGCTTGGAATTGATATTGTCAACTTAGGTTTAGTATATGATGTAGATTTAGACGAGGAGGGGGTAGCAACTGTTACAATGACATTAACATCAATGGGCTGCCCGCTTGGACCCGTTATTGTCGATCAAGTCAATACAGCATTAGGTGAGCTACCAGAAGTAAAAAGCACAAATGTCAATATTGTCTGGAATCCGCCTTGGTCAAAAGACAAAATGTCACGCTATGCCAAAATGGCATTAGGTGTGCGCTAATACACAAAAAATCCCTGCTTACATTGATAAGCAGGGATTTTACATGTAACGAATTAATCAATACGGCATATTTGTAATGGACAATTTTCACAAGCAATTTCATTTTTTAAAAATTGTAAATTATGGATTGTAATAAAGCCTTTATCAAAAGTAATAATATCGTGTTTTTTTAAATCATTTAGCATACGGTTAATCATTTCACGGCTTGTCGCACATAAATTGGCAATCTCCGTATTGGTTAGTTGAAAATCAATAAAAATTGAACCATTTTCTAAAGGCTTACCATACGTATTGGAAAAGCGGATAAGCGTTGAAAATAAAGCACCTTTTTTCCCATTTAGTAATAAATCACGTAAGCGGCTCTGATGTTTTAAATTTTCTGTTTGTAGCCATTTCATATACGCGACCATTAAAGTAGGTTGTTCCTCTAGCAGATGCTCCAGTGATTGGCGGCTTAGTACATACAATGTAGAAGGTTCTAAAACCTTTGCAGTCATGGAATTATAAACAAGATTACAAAATAATGACCCTTCACCAATAATGCTATCAGGACCACAAATACGAACAGTTAATTCCTTACCACTTTCGGTTTCCTGACTAATCGAAATAGTACCTGTTTTAATGTAATAGATTTCTTGCGCTCGCTCACCCTCTAGAAAAATTTTGCTTCCTTTATTGATCTTAATAAAAACACCATGCTTTTGAAAAAGACTTTTAATGTTTTCAAACATATTATCCATTAACACCATATCTCCAACACATCGCTTTCTTTTTGTAATAAATGGCTATTATTACAAAAGGATAGTGGATTTCGATATTAAAACATAGAAACATACTATTATTATAACGTAAATTTCCATTTTCAAGTGTAAAAATTTTTGAGCGATTTCTTTGCGAATACGGCTTATCTGATGTAAAATAAAGTTAGTCAAAAAAGGTCAAACTTTTTAAAAGAATAGCAATGGGTATAGAAGGTATGTAAAACATAATGAAGAAGGAGTGCTAGCTATGCAATTTCAGCAAACAGATAATCAAAAACCGTTAGAGCAATTTGGACGAAATTTAATTGAAGAAATTAAAAACGGCAAAATGGACCCTGTTATTGGGCGTGATGAGGAAATTCGTAATGTTATTCGTATTTTAACGCGCAAAACGAAAAATAATCCTGTTTTAATTGGTGAGCCGGGTGTTGGGAAAACAGCGATCGTCGAGGGTTTAGCACAGCGTATCGTGAAGGGCGATGTGCCAGAAGGCTTGAAAGAATGTGTGCTATATGAGCTAGATATGAGTGCATTAATTGCGGGTGCAAGTTATCGTGGCCAATTTGAAGAGCGCCTAAAGGGTGTTTTAAAGGAAGTAAAGGAATCAGAGGGGCGCATTATTTTATTTATTGATGAAATCCATACAATTGTAGGGGCTGGGAAAACAGATGGTGCGATGGATGCGGGGAATATGCTAAAGCCAATGCTAGCACGTGGTGAGCTACATTGTATTGGTGCGACAACATTGGATGAATATCGTATGTATATTGAAAAAGACCCTGCATTAGAGCGACGCTTCCAGCAGGTGCTTGTACGTGAGCCATCTATCGAGGATACAGTGTCAATTTTACGTGGCTTAAAGGAGCGCTTTGAACTGCATCATGCTGTTCGTATTCATGATAGAGCAATTGTAGCTGCGGCAGAGCTATCGAATCGTTATATTACCGAACGGTTTTTACCAGATAAAGCGATTGATTTAATCGATGAAGCCTGTGCCATGATTCGTACAGAAATTGACTCGATGCCACAGGAATTAGATGCAGTAACGCGTCGTATTATGCAGCTTGAAATTGAAGAGCAAGCATTGCGCAAGGAAAAAGATGAGGCAAGTAAAAAACGTCTTGAACAACTGCGTGAGGAATTAACAATGTTAAAAGAGTCCTCTGAGGGCATGCGACAACAATGGGAAGCAGAGAAAGAAATGCTGCATGATATTCAGAAAAAACGCGAAACATTGGATAAATATCGTCGCGATTTAGATGAAGCGGAAGGAAAATATGACTTAAATAAGGCTGCTGAATTACGACATGGTAAAATTCCAACATTGGAAAAAGAAATTCAAACATTGGAGCAGCAATTAGAGAAGGGTGCAGAATCACGTATTTTACGTGAAGAAGTAACAGCTGATGAAATTGCTGCAATCGTTTCACGTTGGACAGGCATTCCTGTGACAAAATTAGTGGAGGGTGAGCGTGAAAAGCTATTGCGTTTAAAAGATACACTGCATGAGCGTGTAGTTGGGCAAGACACAGCCGTTCAATTAGTAACAGAGGCTGTATGGCGCGCACGAGCAGGCATTAAAGACCCGCATCGTCCAATTGGTAGCTTTTTATTCCTAGGTCCAACTGGTGTTGGTAAAACAGAGCTAGCAAAAGCACTTGCTGCACAATTATTTGATTCAGAGGATCATTTTATTCGCATTGATATGAGTGAGTATATGGAAAAACATAGTGTATCTCGTCTTGTCGGTGCACCTCCCGGCTATATTGGCTATGAAGAAGGTGGGCAATTAACAGAGGCTGTGCGTCGCAATCCTTATGCTGTTGTCTTACTAGATGAAATCGAAAAGGCACATCCAGATGTAGCCAATATTTTATTGCAAATTTTAGATGATGGGCGCATTACGGATAGCCAAGGGCGTATGGTGAACTTTACTAATACTGTTGTGATTTTAACATCTAATATTGGCTCTAATTATTTAATGGAGGCAAAAGAGGGTGATGCAACAGTTGAAGATTTAGTAATGGCTGCACTGCGCCAGCATTTTAAACCAGAGCTATTAAATCGTATGGATGATATTATCTTGTTCCATGCCTTATCTGACCAGCATTTTACAGCCATTGCTTGGAAATACGTTGAACAATTAATTCAACGTGTGGCAGAGCAGGACATTACATTGGCTGTTGATCAAGCTGTCATTGACTGGGTTGTAGAGCAAGGAGCGGATGCTCAATTTGGTGCAAGACCATTAAAACGCTTTGTACAGCGACATATTGAAACTGCTGTGGCAAAAGAGCTGCTACGTGGTGAGGTGTTGCCAGGAGAAACATTGCATATAGCCCTACATGATGGGAAAGTAGTGGTGGAAAAATAACAGAAAAAACCTGTTTCGCATAACGCGGAACAGGTTTTTTCTAGCTGAATTAATGATGGTCAGCAGCTTCTGGTGTAGGCTCGTTTGGAATAATTGCTCCAATAACAAAGATAAGAATGGAGAATACAACAGAAACGATTGCGCCTGTTTGAAAATCAAATGGTACACCAAGTACAGAGCTGACTACATAGTTTAACATGGAAACCAGTAGGAATGACCATATGAACGTTACGATATATTGCATTAATTTCACCTCAAACGAACTTTTTTCAATTATAAAGTTTAACTCATATTCATTATCATATCATAACATAAATCGAAAAAAAATGAACCTTTTATGAATTTGTCACAATTATGAGGCGTTGCTCAAAATAGGAGGACTTTGCTCAAAATAGGAGGACTTTGCTCAAAAGTAGGGGAATATCGCTTAATATATAGTAAGGTTTCCTTTACAGTTACAAAAATTTTACTAAAACATAATAATCATAAATCATCTTGCACCCTTGCTTTACTATGCGTTATAATTATGACCAGTTACTAATAATTGATAGTAAGAAAGCTGAGGGGTTGCTAGATGAACGCTGGTATAATAGGAATTGGTAAATACGTTCCTGAGAAGGTCGTAACAAATTTTGATTTAGAAAAAATAATGGACACTTCGGATGAATGGATTCGCACACGAACTGGCATTGAAGAGCGTCATTTTGCGGCGGATAATCAGGAAACTTCAGACTTAGCAGTAGCGGCTGCAAAAGAAGCTATTGCAAAAGCGGGCATTACACCAGAAGAAATTGGTTTAATACTTGTAGCAACTGTAACGCAGGATCAAACTTTTCCAAGTATAGCATGTATGGTGCAGGAGCAAATCGGAGCAGTAAATGCTGCAGCGATGGATCAAGCAGCAGCATGTGCAGGATTTATGTATAGCTTAGTGACAGCAAAACAATTTGTGGAAGCAAATGCTTATAAATATGTCTTAGTAGTAGGTGTTGAAAAATTATCCAAAGTTATCGATTGGAATGACCGTAATACGGCTGTATTATTCGGTGATGGCGCAAGTGCAGCAATTGTTGGGCCTGTATCTGAAGGCAGAGGTATTTTATCTTTTGAGCTTGGTGCAGATGGAACAGGCGGTAAAAACCTTTATTTAACACAACAAGATACAATTGCGATGAATGGGCGTGAAGTATTTAAGTTTGCTGTACGTCAAATGGGAGAATCTGCTGTAAATGTTTTAGAAAAAGCAGGCTTATCAAAAGAAGATGTTGATTTTTTAGTGCCGCATCAGGCAAACATACGTATTATGGAGTCCGCTCGTGAGCGTTTGGAGCTACCACCAGAAAAAATGTCAAAAACGATTCATAAATACGGTAATACTTCAGCAGCTTCTATTGGTATTTCCTTGGTAGATGAGCTTGAAGCAGGTAAAATTAAAGAGGATGATTTATTAGTCCTTGTTGGTTTTGGTGGCGGCTTAACATGGGGGGCCGTTGCCATGAGATGGGGAAAATAATAACGAAAAATGCTTGAGGGGAGTAAGACAATGAGTAAACGACGAGTAGTAATAACAGGAATTGGCGCAGTGACACCACTAGGAAATAATATTGACGAAACATGGGCTAACATTAAAGCTGGGAAATCTGGCGTTGGTGAGCTCACACGTTTAAATAAAGACCTTTTCGCAGCGAAAATTGCGGCAGAAGTAAAGGATTTTAATATTGAGCAATATGTTGATCGTAAAGAAGCACGTAAAATGGATCGCTTTACACAATACGCACTAGCCGCTTCGATTATGGCAATGGAGGATGCACAGCTAACGATTGATGAGGAGCTAGCACCACGTGCAGGCGTTTGGATTGGCTCTGGTATCGGTGGTATGGAAACCTATGAACAGCAGTTTTTAACATTCCAAGAGCGCGGTGCAAGACGTGTTAGCCCATTCTTTATTCCAATGATGATTCCTGATATGGCTTCAGGTCAAGTGTCGATTCATTTTGGCGCAAAGGGCATTAATTCATGCTCTGTAACGGCATGTGCTTCAGGCACAAACTCAATTGGCGATGCCTTTAAAGTAATTGAACGTGGCGATGCAGATGTCATGATTTCAGGTGGAGCTGAATCACCAATCGTAACAATGGCTGTAGCAGGCTTCTGTGCCAATACAGCTTTATCCTTAAATCAAGACCCACAAACGGCATGCCGTCCATTTGATAAAAACCGCGATGGCTTTATTATTGGGGAAGGTGCAGGCATTGTTATTTTAGAGGAATATGAACATGCTAAAGCTCGTGGTGCTAAAATTTATGCGGAAGTGTTAGGCTATGGTGCAACTGGAGATGCCCACCATATTACGGCTCCAGCTCCAGAGGGTGAGGGTGCAGCACGTGCGATGCTACAAGCCTTAACAGATGGCGATGTAGAGCCAGCACAAATTGACTATATCAATGCGCATGGTACAAGTACACCGTACAATGATTTATTTGAAACACAAGCAGTTAAAACAGTGTTTGGTGAACATGCCTATAAGCTTGCAATGAGCTCTACAAAATCAATGACAGGTCATTTACTAGGAGCAGCGGGTGGCATAGAAGCGATTTTCACAGCCCTTGCATTAAAAGAAGGTATATTACCACCAACAATTAATCTAACAGAGCCAGATCCTGATTGTGATTTAGATTATGTACCAAATGAAGCACGCACAGCGGAGATTCAATACGCAATGAGTAATTCACTAGGCTTTGGTGGCCATAATGCTAGCCTTTTATTTAAAAAATATGAAGCATAAGTAGAATATCTACATTAAAAAACGTCAGCTAATTTTCATGGCTGACGTCTTTTTTTATAGTTTTGTGAATACATGATAAGTAAGAAGAAATAGAAAGGATGCCGCTACTTTGTTTCGTCTTTTTATATTTTTAGTAAGCTATGGCTTAATGATCCTCTCACTAGGAAATCTGATACTGTATTTGAATTACCGTACCCTTGGCTATTCTTGGAAAGTTGTATTTAAATTTATGCTTCAAACAACAGAGTTTTATATGGCAATCGGCGCCTGTATTATATTATGTGCTGTTGTTTTGGATATTGGTTTTGATCGCTCAGCAGACAAGCTATAATTTAGCGACGTGCGCGACCAAGACCCATACCTTCCTCCATACGCTTTAATGTGGCGCTAGCAATAGCATTTGCTTTTTCAGCACCCTCATCTAAGATAATATCTAGTTCAGAGGATTCTACTAAATTGTAGAATTTCTCTTGGATAGGCGCTAGATGCTCAATAACCGCTGCTGCTACGCCCTGCTTAAAGCCGCCATAGCCAATGCCTTCATATTTTTTCACAAGGTCTTCAATTGCAACTCCTGAAATGGCTGATTCAATTGTTAATAAGTTCGATACACCTGGTTTATTATCCACATCAAATGCCACAATACCATCAGAATCTGTAACCGCTGATTTAATC is part of the Lysinibacillus sp. FSL K6-0232 genome and harbors:
- a CDS encoding beta-ketoacyl-ACP synthase III, coding for MNAGIIGIGKYVPEKVVTNFDLEKIMDTSDEWIRTRTGIEERHFAADNQETSDLAVAAAKEAIAKAGITPEEIGLILVATVTQDQTFPSIACMVQEQIGAVNAAAMDQAAACAGFMYSLVTAKQFVEANAYKYVLVVGVEKLSKVIDWNDRNTAVLFGDGASAAIVGPVSEGRGILSFELGADGTGGKNLYLTQQDTIAMNGREVFKFAVRQMGESAVNVLEKAGLSKEDVDFLVPHQANIRIMESARERLELPPEKMSKTIHKYGNTSAASIGISLVDELEAGKIKEDDLLVLVGFGGGLTWGAVAMRWGK
- a CDS encoding Cof-type HAD-IIB family hydrolase is translated as MKPHLIVLDLDGTLLTDQQQISAQTKKTLLQAKEKGHQVMIATGRPYRASDIYYHELGLSTPIVNFNGAYVHHPKNISWQHMHTPIDLSVVHDVVDSIHHYEYENIIAEVKDDIYVHTENDRILNIFNMGNPKITLGDLYTHLQENPTSLLIQANEANSAIIRDHLQAVHAEVIEHRRWGAPLHIIEIVRRGLNKAVGIAHVAKDLGIPRERIIAFGDEDNDLEMIEYAGLGVAMGNGISSLKNIANEITSTNNDDGIAKILMERLKLS
- a CDS encoding YjzD family protein encodes the protein MQYIVTFIWSFLLVSMLNYVVSSVLGVPFDFQTGAIVSVVFSILIFVIGAIIPNEPTPEAADHH
- a CDS encoding ATP-dependent Clp protease ATP-binding subunit, whose translation is MQFQQTDNQKPLEQFGRNLIEEIKNGKMDPVIGRDEEIRNVIRILTRKTKNNPVLIGEPGVGKTAIVEGLAQRIVKGDVPEGLKECVLYELDMSALIAGASYRGQFEERLKGVLKEVKESEGRIILFIDEIHTIVGAGKTDGAMDAGNMLKPMLARGELHCIGATTLDEYRMYIEKDPALERRFQQVLVREPSIEDTVSILRGLKERFELHHAVRIHDRAIVAAAELSNRYITERFLPDKAIDLIDEACAMIRTEIDSMPQELDAVTRRIMQLEIEEQALRKEKDEASKKRLEQLREELTMLKESSEGMRQQWEAEKEMLHDIQKKRETLDKYRRDLDEAEGKYDLNKAAELRHGKIPTLEKEIQTLEQQLEKGAESRILREEVTADEIAAIVSRWTGIPVTKLVEGEREKLLRLKDTLHERVVGQDTAVQLVTEAVWRARAGIKDPHRPIGSFLFLGPTGVGKTELAKALAAQLFDSEDHFIRIDMSEYMEKHSVSRLVGAPPGYIGYEEGGQLTEAVRRNPYAVVLLDEIEKAHPDVANILLQILDDGRITDSQGRMVNFTNTVVILTSNIGSNYLMEAKEGDATVEDLVMAALRQHFKPELLNRMDDIILFHALSDQHFTAIAWKYVEQLIQRVAEQDITLAVDQAVIDWVVEQGADAQFGARPLKRFVQRHIETAVAKELLRGEVLPGETLHIALHDGKVVVEK
- a CDS encoding Crp/Fnr family transcriptional regulator is translated as MVLMDNMFENIKSLFQKHGVFIKINKGSKIFLEGERAQEIYYIKTGTISISQETESGKELTVRICGPDSIIGEGSLFCNLVYNSMTAKVLEPSTLYVLSRQSLEHLLEEQPTLMVAYMKWLQTENLKHQSRLRDLLLNGKKGALFSTLIRFSNTYGKPLENGSIFIDFQLTNTEIANLCATSREMINRMLNDLKKHDIITFDKGFITIHNLQFLKNEIACENCPLQICRID
- the fabF gene encoding beta-ketoacyl-ACP synthase II, with amino-acid sequence MSKRRVVITGIGAVTPLGNNIDETWANIKAGKSGVGELTRLNKDLFAAKIAAEVKDFNIEQYVDRKEARKMDRFTQYALAASIMAMEDAQLTIDEELAPRAGVWIGSGIGGMETYEQQFLTFQERGARRVSPFFIPMMIPDMASGQVSIHFGAKGINSCSVTACASGTNSIGDAFKVIERGDADVMISGGAESPIVTMAVAGFCANTALSLNQDPQTACRPFDKNRDGFIIGEGAGIVILEEYEHAKARGAKIYAEVLGYGATGDAHHITAPAPEGEGAARAMLQALTDGDVEPAQIDYINAHGTSTPYNDLFETQAVKTVFGEHAYKLAMSSTKSMTGHLLGAAGGIEAIFTALALKEGILPPTINLTEPDPDCDLDYVPNEARTAEIQYAMSNSLGFGGHNASLLFKKYEA
- a CDS encoding prolyl oligopeptidase family serine peptidase, yielding MFVEKEVWGNIPLLHIHTEHMNEETPVVIFLHGFMSAKEHNLHYAYQLVHKGVRVLLPDAKFHGDRSEGLTEIQMNLKFWEIVLNSIHEVEQLYNDLQQKNLLASHQIGIAGTSMGGIVTSGCLKLYDWIQTAAICMGAPSFIKLGEYQLQQFTKNGVNWPMSEEEVQKTNELLAVYDVSLTPEKFAGRPVLFWHGKLDKTVPFDETYKFYETLREYYKAHPDDLKFLVSNKAGHAVSRDGMLAVTEWLAQHLA
- a CDS encoding metal-sulfur cluster assembly factor, translated to MDQDMKDSMLGALENVIDPELGIDIVNLGLVYDVDLDEEGVATVTMTLTSMGCPLGPVIVDQVNTALGELPEVKSTNVNIVWNPPWSKDKMSRYAKMALGVR